Proteins encoded in a region of the Streptomyces violaceoruber genome:
- a CDS encoding DUF2516 family protein: protein MQGFAGFMWLLSIALILFSGFALIDAATRREDAYRAADKKTKPFWLIILGLAFVVNLIFNILSFLPIIGLIATIVYMVDVRPALRGLSGGGRSSRRGSSSDGPYGPYNGGR from the coding sequence ATGCAGGGGTTCGCAGGCTTCATGTGGCTGCTGAGCATCGCCCTGATTCTTTTCAGCGGCTTCGCTTTGATCGACGCCGCCACGCGCCGCGAGGACGCCTACCGCGCGGCCGACAAGAAGACCAAGCCCTTCTGGCTGATCATCCTCGGGCTCGCCTTCGTGGTGAACCTGATCTTCAACATCCTGTCGTTCCTGCCGATCATCGGTCTCATCGCGACGATCGTGTACATGGTCGACGTACGGCCCGCGCTGCGCGGTCTGTCCGGCGGCGGCCGCAGCAGCCGCCGCGGCTCCAGCAGCGACGGCCCGTACGGCCCGTACAACGGCGGACGCTGA